A single genomic interval of Croceibacter atlanticus HTCC2559 harbors:
- a CDS encoding DUF2452 domain-containing protein yields MSKKKKPDNVVFNEADQKYDASLKTYATNLGAPQITSLDTTAWKNRSINKVNHKIKTKFSELQSAYEAMLKEYEYNQLIYQSKFSFEPVVGETYHLYRRKNSETFLSIIAPHQCNFDFVGSFKLNADSIWERVENKDDK; encoded by the coding sequence ATGTCTAAAAAAAAGAAACCAGATAACGTTGTATTTAATGAAGCAGATCAAAAATATGATGCTAGCTTAAAAACCTATGCAACAAATCTTGGTGCTCCGCAAATAACTTCACTCGATACCACAGCTTGGAAAAACAGGAGCATAAATAAAGTTAACCATAAGATTAAGACAAAATTCTCTGAGTTGCAGAGTGCTTACGAAGCTATGCTCAAGGAATATGAGTACAATCAATTAATTTACCAATCTAAGTTTTCTTTTGAACCTGTAGTTGGCGAAACGTACCACTTATACAGACGTAAAAACTCAGAAACTTTTTTATCTATCATTGCGCCACACCAATGTAATTTTGATTTTGTGGGAAGTTTTAAATTAAATGCAGACTCAATCTGGGAACGTGTTGAAAATAAAGATGATAAATAG
- a CDS encoding Lrp/AsnC family transcriptional regulator produces MTLDATDKKILQLLQEDSKQTTKALSLKLNLSVTAIYERIKKLEREGIITDYVALVDPELLNAKLTVFCQVSLVQHTEDIVKAFETDILKFHEVVSCFHVSGDNDYLIKVLVPNMKAFRQFMVKKLTSLKYLGSTKSSFVMNTVKDSTAIPIT; encoded by the coding sequence ATGACGTTAGATGCTACAGATAAAAAAATACTACAACTTTTACAAGAGGATAGTAAACAAACTACAAAAGCCTTGTCTCTTAAACTAAATCTGTCGGTAACTGCAATTTATGAGCGAATTAAAAAACTGGAAAGAGAAGGAATTATTACAGACTATGTAGCATTAGTAGATCCAGAATTATTAAATGCAAAGCTTACAGTATTTTGCCAAGTGAGTTTAGTGCAACATACAGAAGATATTGTAAAAGCTTTTGAAACAGATATCCTTAAATTTCATGAAGTGGTATCTTGCTTTCACGTTAGTGGTGATAATGATTACTTAATTAAGGTTTTAGTTCCCAATATGAAAGCCTTTAGACAGTTCATGGTTAAGAAATTAACATCTCTTAAATATTTAGGAAGTACTAAAAGTAGTTTTGTTATGAACACTGTAAAAGATTCTACTGCAATTCCTATTACTTAA
- a CDS encoding FKBP-type peptidyl-prolyl cis-trans isomerase, with the protein MSQVKENDTVKVHYTGKLQDGQVFDSSVDREPLEFTLGQGMLIPGFEKGIIDMKVEEKKTINIPKDEAYGDVQKELFQAVPKDQLPQEIKPEVGMGLVSKNPDGSERQLRVAEVNDDHIVVDANHPLAGKDLVFDLELVEIK; encoded by the coding sequence ATGAGTCAAGTAAAAGAAAATGATACTGTAAAAGTACATTACACAGGAAAGCTTCAAGACGGACAAGTTTTTGATAGCTCTGTAGACAGAGAGCCTTTAGAATTCACTTTAGGTCAAGGTATGCTTATTCCTGGTTTTGAAAAAGGAATCATTGACATGAAGGTTGAAGAAAAAAAGACAATAAATATTCCTAAGGATGAAGCTTATGGAGATGTTCAGAAAGAATTATTTCAGGCAGTTCCTAAAGACCAACTTCCACAGGAAATTAAGCCAGAAGTAGGAATGGGATTAGTTTCTAAGAACCCTGATGGTTCTGAAAGACAACTAAGAGTTGCAGAAGTAAACGATGATCATATCGTTGTTGATGCAAATCACCCACTTGCTGGTAAAGATTTAGTATTTGATCTTGAATTAGTAGAGATTAAGTAA
- a CDS encoding DUF4870 domain-containing protein, whose amino-acid sequence MREDKSLLVITHLSQLLTYITGIGGLIVPLIIWAFKKDEVFALDQQGKDIVNFQISIIIYSIICIPLILLFGLGILGLIGIGLIALIFPILNAIRVSNGEEVKYPLTIQILK is encoded by the coding sequence ATGAGAGAAGACAAATCATTACTCGTTATTACACATTTAAGTCAATTATTAACCTATATTACTGGTATTGGCGGTTTAATTGTACCACTTATTATCTGGGCTTTTAAGAAAGATGAAGTATTTGCTTTAGACCAACAGGGAAAAGACATAGTAAACTTTCAAATAAGTATTATAATTTACAGTATTATATGTATTCCACTTATTCTGTTATTTGGTTTAGGTATTTTAGGTCTTATAGGAATAGGTTTAATCGCCCTAATTTTCCCTATACTTAATGCAATTAGGGTTAGTAATGGCGAAGAGGTAAAGTACCCATTAACTATACAAATTCTTAAATAA
- a CDS encoding Lacal_2735 family protein — MFGLFKKSTEKEKLQAKYAKLMEQAHKLSKSNRRASDAKVAEAEELLNKMENLE; from the coding sequence ATGTTTGGATTATTTAAGAAATCGACTGAGAAAGAGAAGCTTCAAGCTAAATATGCAAAGCTAATGGAGCAAGCACACAAGCTATCTAAATCTAATAGAAGGGCAAGTGATGCAAAAGTTGCTGAAGCTGAAGAACTTTTAAATAAAATGGAAAATTTAGAATAA
- a CDS encoding helix-turn-helix transcriptional regulator — translation MKNNVKEVRKTKKVTQVDLAEYLSVSRQTIISIESGRYVPSTVLSLKIAKCFETTVESLFVLEASDF, via the coding sequence ATGAAAAATAATGTAAAGGAGGTAAGAAAAACAAAAAAGGTAACTCAAGTAGATTTGGCTGAGTATCTTAGTGTTTCACGACAAACTATTATTTCAATAGAGTCTGGTCGTTATGTGCCTTCAACTGTTTTATCACTTAAAATTGCCAAGTGTTTTGAGACTACGGTCGAATCGTTATTTGTATTAGAAGCCAGTGATTTTTAA
- the mnmE gene encoding tRNA uridine-5-carboxymethylaminomethyl(34) synthesis GTPase MnmE, translating into MKINDTIVALATASGAGAIAIIRVSGKDAIEIVNPLFSAKSGKQLKDVNSHTIHLGDVKDNAKIIDEALVSVFKGTKSYTGEPTVEISCHGSHYIQQEIIQLLLRKGCRAANPGEFTLRAFINGKMDLSQAEAVADLIASDNEASHQLALQQMRGGFSTEIAKLREELLNFASLIELELDFAEEDVEFANRDEFQNLVTRIQTVLKRLIDSFATGNVIKNGIPIAIVGEPNVGKSTLLNALLNEERAIVSDIAGTTRDTIEDEISIGGIGFRFIDTAGIRETKDVIEGLGIKKTFEKIEKSQVTVYLFDASLIKNDAIRIKNLKVEVEKIKNRFPQKPLLVIANKIDALLDSEIQNLIDNLKPHTTHLLTISAKTGLGIEELQTTLLDFVNTGALKNNDTIITNSRHYDALLKALEEINKVQDGLNANLPSDLMAIDIRQALFHFGEITGQVTNDELLGNIFANFCIGK; encoded by the coding sequence ATGAAAATTAATGACACCATTGTAGCATTAGCAACAGCATCTGGCGCAGGTGCAATTGCCATTATAAGAGTTTCAGGTAAAGATGCCATAGAAATTGTAAACCCGTTATTTTCTGCTAAAAGTGGGAAGCAACTAAAAGATGTAAACTCTCATACAATACATTTAGGTGATGTTAAAGACAACGCAAAAATTATTGATGAAGCCTTGGTTTCTGTCTTTAAAGGAACCAAATCTTATACTGGAGAACCTACTGTTGAAATTTCTTGTCATGGTAGTCATTATATTCAACAGGAAATTATTCAACTGTTATTAAGAAAAGGTTGTCGTGCAGCTAATCCTGGTGAGTTTACCTTGCGTGCATTTATTAATGGCAAGATGGATCTTAGCCAAGCAGAAGCTGTAGCAGATCTTATTGCAAGTGATAATGAAGCGTCTCACCAATTGGCATTACAACAAATGCGAGGTGGCTTTTCAACCGAAATTGCTAAGCTAAGAGAAGAATTATTAAATTTTGCCTCATTAATAGAACTTGAATTAGATTTTGCTGAAGAAGATGTAGAGTTTGCTAATCGAGACGAATTTCAAAATTTGGTAACAAGAATACAGACCGTTTTAAAACGTCTTATAGACTCTTTTGCAACTGGAAACGTTATAAAAAACGGGATTCCTATCGCAATTGTTGGAGAACCAAACGTAGGAAAATCTACATTACTTAATGCACTTTTAAATGAAGAACGCGCTATTGTTAGTGATATCGCTGGAACGACCAGAGATACTATTGAAGATGAAATAAGCATTGGTGGTATTGGTTTCAGGTTTATTGATACTGCTGGTATACGTGAAACAAAAGATGTGATTGAAGGTTTAGGTATTAAAAAAACCTTCGAGAAAATTGAAAAAAGTCAAGTAACCGTCTATTTGTTCGATGCGAGTTTAATTAAAAATGACGCTATAAGGATTAAAAATCTTAAAGTTGAAGTTGAAAAGATAAAAAATAGATTTCCGCAGAAACCACTTTTAGTCATTGCCAATAAAATTGATGCTTTACTAGATAGCGAAATTCAAAATTTAATAGACAATTTAAAACCGCATACTACGCACCTACTTACTATATCTGCTAAAACAGGACTAGGTATTGAAGAGCTACAAACAACACTGCTAGATTTTGTGAATACTGGAGCATTAAAAAACAATGATACCATAATAACCAATTCACGCCATTACGATGCTTTATTAAAAGCTTTAGAAGAAATAAACAAGGTTCAAGATGGCTTAAATGCCAATTTACCAAGTGATCTTATGGCTATTGATATTCGTCAAGCATTATTTCACTTTGGAGAAATTACAGGACAAGTAACCAATGACGAATTGCTAGGTAATATATTTGCAAATTTCTGTATCGGAAAGTAG
- the dnaN gene encoding DNA polymerase III subunit beta produces MKFIVSSTYLLKQLQVLGGVINTSNTLPILDNFLFELDNNSLKISASDLETTMVSTIDVESDSQGSIAVPARLLLDTLKTFPEQPLTFVKEDNNTIEISSNHGKYAVAYADGEEFPNAVALEDPSQTVLNGDVLATAISKTIFASGNDDLRPVMSGVFFQFAKDGLTFVATDAHKLVKYSRTDVSATNEAEFIMPKKPLTLLKGILAGSDSDVTVEYNESNARFTFDNVELICRLIDGKYPNYEAVIPKENPNKLTIDRSQFLNSVKRVSIFSNKTTHQVRLKIAGSELNISAEDIDYSNKAEERLTCAYQGDDMQIGFNSRFLSEMLNNLNANEVQLEMSLPNRAGILTPVDGLDEGELVTMLVMPVMLNS; encoded by the coding sequence ATGAAATTTATCGTTTCCAGTACCTATTTATTGAAACAACTTCAAGTTTTAGGCGGCGTTATTAATACTAGTAATACTTTACCTATCCTAGATAACTTTCTTTTTGAGTTAGACAATAACTCATTAAAGATATCTGCATCAGACCTTGAGACCACCATGGTTTCTACTATAGATGTAGAAAGTGATAGTCAAGGAAGTATTGCCGTTCCTGCTCGTTTACTTTTAGATACATTAAAAACGTTTCCAGAACAGCCACTTACCTTCGTTAAAGAAGATAATAATACTATTGAAATAAGCTCTAACCACGGTAAATACGCGGTTGCCTATGCAGATGGTGAAGAGTTTCCTAATGCAGTTGCTTTAGAAGACCCTAGCCAAACAGTACTAAATGGAGATGTACTAGCAACAGCAATAAGCAAAACTATCTTTGCATCTGGTAATGACGATTTAAGACCAGTAATGAGCGGTGTCTTTTTTCAATTTGCTAAAGACGGCTTAACTTTTGTAGCTACAGATGCCCACAAGCTTGTTAAATATTCTCGCACAGATGTTTCTGCTACAAATGAAGCTGAATTCATTATGCCTAAAAAACCTTTAACTTTATTAAAAGGAATTTTAGCAGGAAGTGATAGTGATGTTACTGTTGAGTATAATGAAAGTAATGCACGCTTCACTTTTGATAATGTAGAGCTTATCTGTCGTTTAATAGACGGTAAGTACCCAAATTACGAAGCTGTAATACCAAAAGAGAACCCAAACAAATTAACTATAGACCGATCTCAATTTTTAAACTCTGTAAAACGTGTGTCTATTTTCTCTAACAAGACCACTCACCAAGTACGTTTAAAAATTGCTGGTAGCGAGTTAAATATTTCTGCAGAAGATATAGATTACTCTAATAAAGCAGAAGAGCGTTTAACTTGTGCTTATCAAGGAGATGATATGCAAATTGGTTTTAATAGCCGTTTCTTAAGTGAAATGCTAAACAATCTTAATGCTAACGAAGTTCAGTTAGAAATGAGCTTACCTAATCGCGCAGGTATCCTAACTCCAGTTGATGGATTAGATGAAGGCGAATTAGTTACAATGCTTGTTATGCCTGTTATGCTTAACAGCTAA
- a CDS encoding TonB-dependent receptor family protein: MMRHLLVVFSFFAIATTYAQTNNTEILIVSEDNIPLEDVIAYKSSNVIATSNDKGILSFKNPSTEEFILRLTLKDFKPVSLKISPNTFKYTVVLSKAEEELNTVILASTYQKESKVLIPTTSVTAESIAEGSPIDLVDAINETSGVYIQRGAINTNRITIRGIGSRTLFGTNKIRAYFNGFPITNGIGETAIDIFNTQDIASIEIIKGPKATQYGANLGGTLLLNSKDPKKEGLVLKNTVTIGSFELFKESLSLNLKEDKLSLHLNADHQEHEGYRENNRYNRNALFINTSYTLNKTFTINGLVQHINNFAQIPSSLNLTDFNEDPTQAAFTWAQSQGFEDNRQTLVGLGLSSNISDSWSNATNVYYSYLDHYEPRPFNILAEITNTYGVRTVFANTFNLNMKSANLSFGVEFNQDHYVVTTTENLYEDNNGNGSLEGSLLSDNTEIRSQLQLFGTSTLPITEKLTAEIGLHLNKTSYNLDDNFNEAEANTSADREFDIIVAPNLSLLYKLNNTVTTYLNISRGFNYPSLEETLTPDGIINTDIGPEIGWNYEVGTTLSLLKQRLQINAAAYLLSVNDLLVAERVGNDQFIGRNAGQTDHKGIEISIDYKQNIVEQLQFKTFLNAEFNAHKFIDFVDGDSDFSGNDLTGVPSEKINAGISLQHTSGFFFSSQLQYIGEQPITDANTLYAEDYTTLRLSGGYNQSFNEKLSLEVKGGVNNVTDIAYASSILINASSFGNSLPRYYYPGLPRHYFASLSLNYNF, translated from the coding sequence ATGATGCGCCACCTTTTAGTAGTGTTTAGCTTTTTTGCTATAGCTACCACTTACGCCCAAACCAACAATACTGAAATTCTTATAGTTTCTGAAGATAACATACCTCTCGAAGATGTAATAGCCTATAAATCTTCTAATGTAATTGCCACCTCCAACGATAAAGGCATTCTTTCTTTTAAAAATCCGTCTACTGAAGAGTTTATTTTAAGATTAACTTTAAAAGACTTTAAACCTGTAAGCCTTAAAATTTCACCCAATACATTTAAATATACTGTAGTTCTTTCAAAAGCTGAAGAGGAGCTTAATACAGTAATTCTCGCATCTACCTATCAAAAAGAAAGTAAGGTTTTAATACCTACAACATCTGTTACCGCAGAAAGTATTGCCGAAGGCTCACCAATAGATTTAGTAGATGCCATAAACGAAACAAGTGGTGTTTATATACAACGCGGAGCAATTAACACAAATAGAATCACTATTCGTGGTATTGGTTCCAGAACATTATTTGGCACCAATAAGATTAGAGCCTACTTTAATGGGTTTCCCATTACTAATGGTATAGGCGAAACAGCTATCGATATTTTTAACACGCAAGATATTGCTAGTATAGAAATTATTAAAGGGCCAAAAGCTACCCAATATGGTGCTAATCTTGGAGGTACATTATTGTTAAACTCTAAAGACCCCAAAAAGGAAGGTTTAGTTTTAAAAAATACGGTAACCATTGGCTCATTCGAGTTGTTTAAAGAGAGTTTATCCTTAAACTTGAAGGAAGACAAACTTTCATTACATCTAAATGCAGATCACCAAGAACATGAAGGTTATAGAGAAAACAATCGTTATAATAGAAATGCATTATTTATAAACACGTCCTACACTTTAAATAAAACATTTACCATAAATGGTTTGGTGCAACATATAAATAACTTTGCCCAAATTCCTAGTTCTCTAAATCTTACAGATTTTAATGAAGACCCGACGCAAGCTGCATTTACATGGGCACAATCTCAAGGTTTTGAAGACAATAGGCAAACATTAGTAGGACTTGGCCTTTCCTCTAATATTTCAGATTCTTGGAGTAATGCCACTAATGTATATTATAGTTATTTAGACCACTATGAGCCTAGACCTTTTAATATACTTGCAGAAATTACAAATACTTATGGCGTTCGAACAGTTTTTGCAAATACATTTAACCTTAACATGAAAAGTGCAAATTTAAGTTTTGGAGTAGAGTTTAACCAAGACCACTATGTAGTGACTACAACTGAAAATTTATATGAAGACAATAATGGTAATGGAAGCTTAGAAGGTAGTTTATTAAGTGATAATACAGAGATTAGATCACAGCTTCAACTGTTTGGAACAAGTACTTTACCAATTACAGAAAAACTAACGGCAGAAATAGGTTTGCATTTAAATAAAACTTCTTACAACTTAGATGACAATTTTAATGAAGCTGAAGCTAACACAAGTGCAGACAGAGAATTTGATATTATTGTTGCTCCAAATCTTAGTTTGCTTTACAAGCTTAATAATACTGTAACTACGTATTTAAACATTAGTAGAGGATTTAATTACCCAAGTTTGGAGGAAACTCTTACACCAGATGGTATTATAAATACAGATATAGGTCCGGAAATTGGCTGGAATTATGAAGTAGGCACAACATTGTCTTTACTTAAACAACGCTTACAAATTAATGCTGCTGCTTACCTCCTATCTGTAAACGACTTACTGGTTGCAGAACGTGTGGGTAACGATCAATTTATTGGCAGAAATGCAGGACAAACAGACCATAAAGGCATAGAAATATCAATAGACTACAAGCAAAATATAGTTGAACAGCTTCAATTTAAAACCTTTTTAAATGCGGAGTTTAACGCCCATAAATTTATAGACTTTGTAGATGGAGACTCAGACTTTTCTGGAAACGATTTAACAGGAGTACCATCAGAGAAAATAAATGCTGGTATTTCTTTACAACATACAAGTGGTTTTTTCTTCTCTTCACAGTTACAATATATTGGAGAACAACCAATAACAGATGCTAATACGCTTTATGCTGAAGATTATACAACACTAAGATTAAGTGGTGGTTACAATCAGTCTTTTAATGAAAAATTAAGTCTAGAAGTAAAAGGAGGCGTTAATAACGTGACAGATATAGCTTATGCATCTTCCATATTAATTAACGCCTCTTCTTTTGGAAATAGCCTACCTAGATACTACTATCCAGGTTTGCCTCGCCATTATTTTGCTAGTTTATCTTTAAACTATAATTTTTAA
- the nhaC gene encoding Na+/H+ antiporter NhaC gives MDSQSKDANNQNIVDNNQLNIWEALIPVFALVGMLFYNVLFAFGDDALSGSNQFILLLGAAVAAIVGYFNKVGYETMVEEVAQNIKSTTGALLILLMVGSLAGTWMISGIIPTMIYYGMQILNPTIFLAACVIICAIISIATGSSWTTSATVGIALIGIAEALGISLGMTAGAVLSGAYFGDKLSPLSDTTNLAPAMAGTDLFTHIRYMTLTTVPTIIVTLIVFIIIGLNLETTGTTDTEGILTSIDAAFNISPWLFAVPIIVIALIIKKTSPLIALLLGTLLGGAAALIFQPEIVTAVGGGDSLTFETAYKGVMNAITVDTAVATDNEALNELFSAGGMSGMLGTIWLIICAMVFGGVMDAIGALATISKALLKLFHTTFGLFASTVASCLAINVTASDQYLAIVVPGKMYSKAFADKGLAPENLSRTLEDSGTVTSVLIPWNTCGAYQSGVLGVSVADYFVYAIFNWLSPFMTLLFAAFNIKIRQLTGKDKTGKKTVSI, from the coding sequence ATGGACAGCCAATCTAAAGACGCAAATAATCAAAATATTGTAGATAATAATCAATTAAATATATGGGAAGCTTTAATTCCTGTATTTGCATTAGTTGGAATGTTATTTTATAATGTATTATTTGCTTTTGGAGACGATGCTTTAAGTGGTTCTAATCAATTTATTCTTTTATTAGGTGCTGCTGTTGCTGCAATTGTAGGATACTTTAATAAAGTGGGCTACGAGACTATGGTCGAAGAAGTGGCACAGAATATTAAATCTACAACAGGAGCTTTGCTTATTTTACTAATGGTAGGTTCTTTGGCTGGTACTTGGATGATTAGTGGTATTATTCCCACTATGATTTATTATGGTATGCAGATTTTAAATCCTACAATTTTCTTGGCAGCTTGTGTAATTATCTGTGCAATTATATCAATTGCAACGGGAAGTAGTTGGACAACGTCTGCAACAGTTGGTATAGCGTTAATTGGTATTGCAGAAGCACTAGGAATATCTTTAGGAATGACAGCAGGTGCAGTGTTATCTGGAGCCTATTTTGGTGATAAACTATCGCCTTTAAGTGATACCACAAATTTAGCACCTGCTATGGCTGGTACAGATTTGTTCACGCACATACGATATATGACGCTTACTACAGTGCCAACGATTATTGTAACACTTATTGTTTTTATAATTATAGGATTAAATTTAGAGACTACAGGTACAACAGATACAGAAGGCATATTAACTTCTATTGATGCCGCCTTCAACATTTCACCTTGGTTATTTGCAGTGCCAATTATAGTTATTGCCTTAATTATAAAGAAAACCTCTCCGTTAATTGCATTGCTGTTGGGAACACTTTTAGGAGGTGCAGCAGCGTTAATCTTCCAGCCAGAAATTGTAACAGCTGTTGGTGGTGGCGATAGTCTAACTTTTGAAACCGCTTATAAAGGCGTTATGAATGCTATAACAGTAGATACTGCTGTTGCTACAGATAATGAAGCTTTAAATGAGTTATTCTCTGCTGGAGGTATGAGTGGAATGCTAGGTACTATTTGGTTAATAATTTGCGCAATGGTATTTGGAGGTGTTATGGATGCAATTGGAGCACTTGCAACAATTAGTAAGGCATTATTAAAATTATTCCACACAACTTTTGGTTTGTTTGCTAGTACTGTAGCAAGTTGTCTAGCTATAAATGTAACAGCGAGTGACCAATATTTAGCTATAGTTGTTCCAGGAAAAATGTATAGTAAAGCCTTTGCAGATAAAGGTTTAGCTCCTGAAAATTTATCAAGAACATTGGAGGATAGTGGTACTGTAACGTCTGTTTTAATTCCTTGGAATACTTGTGGAGCCTATCAAAGTGGTGTTTTAGGGGTTTCTGTGGCAGACTACTTTGTATATGCAATATTTAACTGGTTAAGTCCATTTATGACATTGTTATTTGCAGCTTTTAATATTAAGATTAGACAATTAACAGGAAAAGATAAAACAGGAAAGAAGACTGTAAGTATCTAA
- a CDS encoding aminotransferase class I/II-fold pyridoxal phosphate-dependent enzyme: MDFNPADRIQDLQYFGEFGGVNPSISDSSTYTFLSAKTMFDTFEGNAEGCYLYSRHSTPSNLYLGEALAAMEGTETANVAATGMGAITPVLLQLCKQGDHVVSSRTIYGGTYAFLKNFTPRLGIETSFVDITKLDVVEAAITEDTKVLYCESVSNPLLEVADIKGLAALAKKYNLKLVVDNTFSPLNISPAKLGADYVIHSLTKFINGSSDTMGGVVCGDLEFINTLRNVNDGASMLLGAAMDSLRASSILKNLRTLHIRVKQHSKNALYLAQKFENDGLKTVYPGLQSHPSHDLFKSMMNEEYGYGGMLTVDAGTLDKANTLMELMQEKNLGYLAVSLGFYKTLFSAPGSSTSSEIPEEEQKEMGLSDGLIRFSIGLDNNIERTYEMMVSCMKQVGVL, translated from the coding sequence ATGGATTTCAACCCAGCAGACCGCATACAAGATTTACAATATTTTGGAGAATTTGGAGGAGTTAACCCTTCAATTTCAGATTCATCTACTTACACCTTTCTATCAGCAAAGACGATGTTCGATACTTTTGAAGGCAATGCAGAAGGCTGTTATTTATATTCTCGACACTCAACACCATCTAATTTATATTTAGGTGAAGCTCTTGCGGCTATGGAAGGAACAGAGACTGCTAATGTTGCTGCTACTGGAATGGGAGCAATAACACCTGTGTTACTTCAGCTTTGTAAACAAGGTGATCACGTGGTTTCAAGTAGAACTATATATGGAGGTACATATGCATTTTTAAAAAACTTTACACCTAGGTTGGGTATTGAAACGTCTTTTGTAGACATTACAAAACTAGATGTTGTAGAAGCTGCAATTACAGAAGACACCAAAGTGTTATATTGCGAATCTGTAAGTAATCCTTTACTTGAAGTGGCAGACATAAAAGGATTGGCAGCATTAGCTAAAAAATACAATTTAAAACTTGTGGTGGATAATACATTTTCACCTTTAAATATTTCTCCAGCCAAACTAGGTGCAGATTATGTTATACATAGTCTTACTAAATTTATAAATGGAAGTAGCGATACTATGGGTGGCGTAGTTTGCGGAGACCTTGAGTTTATAAATACACTAAGAAATGTAAATGATGGCGCGAGTATGCTTTTAGGAGCGGCTATGGACAGTTTAAGAGCGTCTTCTATTTTAAAGAATTTAAGAACACTTCATATTAGAGTGAAACAACATAGTAAAAATGCATTGTATCTAGCTCAAAAGTTTGAAAATGATGGCCTAAAAACTGTATATCCAGGATTGCAATCTCATCCTAGTCATGATTTGTTTAAAAGTATGATGAATGAAGAGTATGGTTACGGAGGAATGCTAACCGTTGATGCTGGAACCTTAGATAAAGCAAATACATTGATGGAGCTTATGCAGGAGAAAAATTTAGGCTATCTAGCGGTTTCATTAGGCTTTTATAAAACATTATTTAGCGCACCAGGAAGTTCAACCTCTTCTGAGATTCCAGAAGAAGAGCAAAAGGAAATGGGACTAAGTGATGGCTTAATTCGTTTTTCAATAGGTTTAGATAATAATATTGAAAGAACTTATGAGATGATGGTGAGCTGTATGAAGCAAGTAGGCGTTTTGTAA